Within Rhipicephalus microplus isolate Deutch F79 chromosome 9, USDA_Rmic, whole genome shotgun sequence, the genomic segment TACTGAATAATGTGGTGCAAAAATGTACTTTGAGAGAATTTGAGGTTGCTCTTGACAGGCATTTCATTGAAAATGTTTAGATTATTAATTATCATGTATTTGTTTCCTTACAAATGTTCTATATGTCATAAATATGACGTTGTAAACATTATGAGTGAAAAGCACGCAACTACTATGTGTCTTATACAAGTGTGCTATATCTTACGGAATTCATCTTACAAATGCTAGTTATGTAATCTTGTGCAcccaccctccctgtaatgaccctcaagtgagggttaacagtatgactaaataaaaaaaaggtcatCTTTACAAAGCCTGGCAGCATGCTTGAAAATGAGATAGAAAAATGTATTATACTTCCATTGCAGATCATCAAACTTAGATTTATAGGGGGAAAACAGATAACCTTGCACTTAGTGCTGAAATTATGAAAATATATATATCTCTGAACTCGACTAAATTTGAATGGGGAGCATTTTAGGCTACTGCGCTTGACTGAGATAGTCTGTTGCACATGAGACTGTGCACCAGATTGCATTTCAATCAGTTGCAGTGCACAAGCACTATGGCTGATACCAAAGAGGGTTTTGCAGAGTTTGTGAAACGGAGAAGTCATACGCATTCCTATCCGGTACGAGAACGAAAGCCAAGCTCCAGCTGTATGGCGTAGCAATTGTCATTGCCGCTAAACACTCAAGCAGTGgggccgacaaaaaaaaaaaaaaaaaaaaatcagtactGGGGAAGTTGAAAAACATTGTACGGGAATCCTGACAGAGAATAGCTAGGATCTGCTAAAGCAAAAGCTGCGCAAGCAGCTATTAGGTGAATCACAAAGCGCTGATAAGGATTAATATTCAACTGCAGCTGCAAGAAGCTTGTTGCTGTGAAGCAAAATTAATTCTTGAAAGCTAGGTATGACTGTTTGTTTAACAGCCATGTGTGTGCTGTTAGGGACACCGAGTGCACAGGCTATACATTAAGCACTGGCTTAGTTACTAGTCAAATGGCACAACGAGGGTAGCCATGGAAGCTATAGACTTCTCCAACTCCAAACCTGCTATGAAGCGAGCAGAAACATGCATGCATTTAAGTTTGTGTGGGTGCCATCTTGTTGGTTCGAGATATTCATCTCGGTGAGTGAATTAAGGTCTTCCCCCGAGTTGGAACTAGCAGCTGCTGGTTCCATCAACTGCTGGTCTTAGTAGCCACTGGAAATGTGCTAATAATAAACCATCACTGCCGAAACCATTAGAAAACCAGCAGGAAATTTTCATCTGGTAGGCCTCTGAAGCTTCTGCAACACTATCACAGATAAGGTTTCAAAAACGTGTGCAAAATTTTTTACAACCAAGGAAAGTGTAATACTTTCTCGCTGCCTTCATAACTAGTTTTTCGGCTGTGGCAAATTGCAGCAATAAAAAATAGACCAATTAACATTCTAATTAATGAAGGCAGGAGGTTCGGTCAAATAGAAGAGTCGATGTTCTTCCTGCGAAGATGCCTATGCCAGTTGAAGATTTCGAAAAAGGCGACTACTTTGGCAATAAaagcgcagcaaaaaaaaaaaaaaaaaggtgggggggtGGGGGCTATTTGCAAAGACGAAGTGAGCATGAGCGCGATTAGCAGACGACGACAAAATGACTACCGATCACGACGACTGCAATGGGGCTAGTTCTTCTGGATTTGTTGGgacgctgctgggatgccgatgagtgcagacgcgtgcacatcgagctccgtatgttcttgtcttttctgtatggttcaacccttgaatcgtccagaaattgccacaggcgtgtaggggagatgctccggtatcggtggactccagtttcactgaaatcggaccatttttcttgtttttacggccacttcttcgttcgcccatgtggagccttcgctacctctagcgtccagtagaggagcggcggcgcgacgccgggagacgctcgcccgaagacgacaaccacggcgttgccgcggttgctgacggctatggactcgactggggagtcgcaaacagcgtccgtacgacaatccgaaccaggtttgggtgaagaagtcatggactttgccgcgcaaaaccgggatgaagcagcactgcctgggaactgcaacgcggcgtccacgcacgccgccgcagatttttccgccccaacggagaccgaccgcacagaggagggatggcaaatatcccaatcgctcagagcgaagaagaaacaggcgaaggagcggaaatttcaacaaggaggggacttctccgcaggcagcagacctacgacggacaaccagccaaagcgccggggtcgacctacaagacggaggcccccagcactacccaaggacgatctgaaagtagtcttccgacctcaccagggactgcctctgaagaatgtgaccacccaagcgatctccgacgctatagtggaggcttgccaaggaaaagtcaggtgggatcagtttattctccgcatccgaccggggtccaacattgcgctagcgtcgactccagacacgaccgtcgcgatggcgatgagaggcgtcacgtctttgaatatcaacggaagaccacacccggtcaacgtgtacgttacggcaggtgaaggaaccaaaaaaggtgttattcACGGTATAGAGCCGCACACCCCGTCTGAGACCATCAAAGCGAGCATCCGTTTTCGCACCCAGAGCGTGACGCTGGTCGACGCTCGGATGTTGGGAGACTCTCAGAGTGCCGTCTTGACTTTCTTCGGGGACATTCTACCAAGATATGTTTACTACAGAGGAGGTGAGAAGGAGTGTATTCCTTTTCGTAACACCGTCCAATTCTGCCGGGCGTGTGGGGCGGTTGGCCACCGCACCGACGTGTGTCCGCAGCCAGACTCACCCGTGTGCCATACCTGTGGAATGCGCAACCCCGAAGTAAACCATAATTGCACTCCGACATGCGCAATTTGCACGGGAAACCATATCACTGGAGACCGCAGTTGTCTGAAACGCCTCAAGCCTATTCGCAAGCAAGCAGCGAAACCACCCAAAAAACCACACAAGCCAGCCCCTCGCTGGTTTCAGTCGGAGGAAGAGGAATCAGAATGGGAGTACGGACGAGGCGGGACCCGAAAGAGCCGTTCCAGAACCCGCACGCCGTCGAAAAAACGTGCCGTGGAGACAGGACAACCAGGACAGCGGCATCCAAAGTCGACTTCGACGCCGAGAGCAATCTCCCAGGACAATCCGAACGCGCAAGCccttccgagaagcaagccaccgggggcgtgtcctgcacatagcaacccacaggcggacgcggtaagctatgcgcaagccgtatctcccactaccaaacataaacccgttacaccaacgatcacagaacacccagaatacaagcgggtagtaactgaaaacagacaacttagaacagaactacaggaggttaagtctcgaatggcgcgcctggagtcactactaaaccagtcgagcaacacagaaagcccggcgagcacacctgttgtctcgcagcccgttgcgcagcccgtggcaacgcaaccaccacaaacaccgccgatagcgttcctagttcaacaaattcaacttgtttttgccaaactaggccagatggaacgcaccataagcgacttgagtcaggcgcagaatcctcgcaagagatcttgtcagagcccgggtgcccccaccagacaacctaaagaaagtggaataacagattccgagaataccaatcatggctagacaccgtaacaataaaaagaccgagcaaacggaaatatggcagtggaactgctgctcattgagaacaaaacttgaaaatttcaaacaatttATTGGAGCATCTCCAATCCCTCCTGATATAATCTGCCTTCAGGAAGTAGGCAAATTTCAGATAAATCTGAGAGGATACATAAGACATGTTAACCCAAAGTACCCACAAGTGGCGACATTTACCAAAAAAGATATCGCATTGAGTGTCAGCTACGTGAGCAATgaggcagtgcaacaccagataataacagtgtggcccaaaaaacgtggaggaccaaaaacagtgggggtcaatatatatagcccacctaaggagagacgagccgactttgagaacattatagcacatgcgatgggtttattgaaagagaaagacaggttagttatcatgggggattttaatgcgccacacagaaattggggatataagcaggacagccctaagggcaaactccttgtagaccttgttgaacggtatgatctctgccaacttacacaaccagacctaccgacacgtgtcgggaatagcttaacaaaagacacgtcaccggacttaacgtttacaaattctgaaggaaacgtctcatgggcgcacctcggagaaaacttgggaagcgaccactacattctcggaataactattaatgccgccacgacaagaagaatggggaaagcgacaatatctgattggaacaaatttagggagaacgtaggagaccaaggggaaataatagatctaggtaactgggtgacacagataaaggaggcacacaggaaagtgacaaaggaaatggaaacaagcgtggaaatcccagcagtctacaagcacctgctacatttgtgggacgcgcggagaagcctcacaaagcgatggcggaagcaaaagcttaatcgcaaattgaagataaggatagctcagttgtcacaggaagccaatgactacgcacgtcaactaaataacagtaactggaggcaatttagtaactcacttagagagacgttaggaaccaaaaagacctggcacatcctgaggagtatgatcgatccaggggcaacaaaaacaatgacgaacagggctttaagaattctggagaatgaatttaaaggtaacgatgacgcacttatctacgaagtcaagaaattatatgtcggacaagacgcatgtgaagtggtacatggcaaatatgcaggaaaagaacaaccagagttagacgctcccataacatttgaagaggtttatgcggcggcccagtctttcaaaaagaataccgccccaggacgagacaaaataacaaactctatgcttagaaatttgagtgatgcggcccttcgacgaatcacggatttctttaatgaaaaggtatgggtagatggaggaaaccttccagtagaatggaaggactcaaacatcatgttaataccaaaaccagggaaaccaagagatattaagaacctccgaccaatctcccttacctcatgcttgggtaagctttttgaaaaaacaatattgactagattgacagactatgtagagagagagggtctgctaccggtgaatatgttcggtttccgaccacatgtatcggcccaggatgttttcctgctgttgcaaaatgacgtcatgaacccaaacagaggttcaagcgacgaattcgtactagcactagatatcaagaaagcattcgatacaatatcacacaaggtgataatggaaggcctcgaatcgattaactgcggccaacgaatatatgagtatgtccggtcatttctgacaagcaggaaagctaccatttctttaggctcggttacatctgaaaccttcgactacccaaatagaggcaccccccagggagccatgctatccccgatactatttaatatcggcctgagaaagctcgcatgtgagctggaaaatataaaaggtctaggagcagctctttacgcagacgatgtcaccttatggacaaagggtggctcttatgcggacaaagaaaacgccctccaggaggcagtagataaaatacaagctttcgtgacagctgcaggaatgcaatgctcgccggaaaaaactgaaatggttagaattagggcaagatacgcaaagaaaaaggacttaataccggtagcagtactgctggatgggagacaaatcagggaggcagatgtaatacgcgtgcttggcatgtggatacaaggaaattcgggaacgtcacacacactacaaaggctacggggaaccacggcgaatgtggcccggatgatcaggcggatagcaaatagcgaaatgggactagaggagaaagaaaccattgcactcgttcatgcatttgtgatcagccgagttacgtacgcgctaccgtaccagacaatgacaaaccaggagacaaagcaaataaacacaataataaggaaagcattcaaagcagcattggggattccggaaaatgccaaaaccgagagggtagagaaattgggcatatacaatacctttgaggagtatgcgaatgcggtgcttttatctcaaaaggaaaggctcaattcaagctatcatgggagaagaattctggaaaagatgggatatacattgcgaccgttatattgtgacgaggaaacggtgctaatagatgcggaaaaacgcacacatttaactgtagcgcctattcccagaaatatgcatccgacgtatcacgcaggaaggaggaaagcgagagcagactccttacgcaaagcatttcagaatagctcagaagccgtctttacagacgtaagtaaagcgagcagagggtcacatgtagtggcaattgtagcacaaaatcacaccacaatggcgtcggttaaaacttgtttcacacgagtggcagaggcggcagcaatagccatatccaacgcagaaatcaggggagaatcagtggttgtgctctccgattcacaggcggcatgccgaatgtttctccgaggaacgctacctaaaatagcgtataaatttttgaataaacccataacaggagaccatcacattgtatggtgtcctgctcacgaaggtttggaggggaacgtcgtggcagaccgtatagctcgaggcatcaccaaccgagcgacggcaggccacgacgttgaacctctttccaattcgcgtgacatcctcctccaacaaaggaaacaacgaaaggaatatgggcttccacataaggacttggatagccagcaaagcagggattggagacgaatacaaaccaatagctttcccaatttgtaccatctaagtagaatatatcccgcaagatataaagacacctgtccgtggtgttcacaagtaccaacactcagccacataacatgggagtgcacccagaggcccacacacatcgacagcccacacatcacgaagcaaccacacatgcttcacaggcagtgggaggcatggcttgcggacgaggacaggcagagccaaatagctttgcttgaccaggtccagcgagccgctcgtgccagcggagccctggactgagggcccgaccaaactgcctgcatttcaaattttttttttctttctgaataaagtttcttcctctgGATTTGTTGACGCATTAGCGCCTGGGGGGCTATAAATGCGAGCACAGCCTGCACACCCACAAAGTGAAGTCGATAGATGTTTGATTTTTACGACGCTAGCTTATTCAAGCACTCTAAAGATTTTTCCCGAGACATTAATGGCGCGTAATAAGAAGTTTGCGCTCGGCGAAGAACCCGGTCGGTGGTAAAAACTGTGGAAGTTCGACAGGTCTGAGGTGTGATAAAAACAAACGACGAAaacggacaaaaaaaaacaataaatctgTACATGAAAGCGAAACTGCGCGCAGCAGCACTACTTCAGTGAGAACAGCGTGACGTCACTTCTTTTCAATCCGCCCGCGCCATCCTTTCGATAACGCGGTTGTGTGTTTTCTGGCGTGGTATTCGCGGCGTAACCGCCAATCGACGTGTACCGTACGATTTTTAGGTCGTCACATATAAGGGTACGTTGACAAAAGCGTAGAGCGTTTGCCTACGACTACACACTTCGCGACTCGCTCGAGTCTTCCCGTACCTGCGGCTTGGGAACACATCGCGATATGACCATCGCCGCGTTCACCTCGTCGACGGTGACGGTGCTCTTCCTTGTTCTAGGCAGTGTCTTGGGAACTGCCATAGTCCTGACAGAACGTGGCGTCTACTCGTCGCCACAAAAGTTCGACGGCGGCATCGACGTGTACTGCTGGGAGCCGCCGGTACACGACGGCCTGCCCATTTTCGTCGACCTCTTCACAACGGCGACGCTCAAGTTCTACCTCGCTCCCGACGACCTGCGACTGTTCACCGGTGAAGACGAGTGGGCCGTGCAGCACAAGTACCTCCACAGCGGTATCGATTTACCTAGCTTTACGATGCCTAAATTTCTGCGCAAACTCAGCTTGAACAGTCGGGACCACCGCTGCGTTGGCGTGTATTCGACAGGACCGTACGAGTTCGCGTTCGCGCGCGAAATCGACCGTCGAGGTGTCCTCCAGTTctgcgtcggcgtcgtcgtctttTTCGCAGCTCCCGTCATTTCCCGCAGCGCCGCGGTCTTCTACACCTCAGGCACGTGCGTCGGCGTCCTAGCCTTCCTTTTGATTGCCGTGTTCATCGCGAGTCGCTTGCTTCCGCGCAGGACCGCGGGCTACGCCCTGTTGATCTTCGGCTGGGCCGTGGTCGTGTCGTGGCTAGATCTCCTCTGGTCCAACTTGCAGGAGGTCTTAAACAATTACCGGCACATCGCTGTCTGCTACGTCGTCGGATCGGCCGCCCTGAGCTTCGCGGTCTGCTACAGGTTCGGTCCGCCGACCAACCCTCGAACTCTCGACTTGATCCAGTGGTCACTTCAGTTGGTCAGTCTGGCGTGCGTTTATTTCTCGTCCGACAGAAGCGACGTCATGGCGGCCGTGGTCGTACTGATGCTCTCCACCTACGCTCTGCTTTCGTTCCGGTCGCGGAGGCCTCCTGCTGCTGCCCGCCTCGACCTCAACGGCTCGACGGCCGCGATAATTGAACAATGTGCGACTCCGACGGATTCGCCGCGGGCTTCGACTCGCGCCCAGTTCGACGATGACGGCATGTGGACGATAGTTACCAAGATACGGGCTCCTCGGGCGAAGCAGATCGCCATGTGTATCCGTGCCGACGACGGCGTGCGGTCTCCGCGACAGTGGGTGACGGTATCAGAACGTCGAGGCATGTCGGACAATAGCGAGGAGTACGAGGTGGATTGTTTCCGCGAGGATCCGAATGACGAAGTGTCCCATGACGCGCATTGAATGATGTGGTAGGCCCTTCAGCATTTGCTCGTCGAAGCGGTGGATACTTGTCGAGCGTACTCAATGACCTGTTTGCGtcaatgcactttttttttttcgtcagcctTGTAATTAGGACTGTGTGGTTGAACGCGCGAGGACCTTGCGGAACAAATGTGTTACAAACTGATCTGTCTTGTTCAGGCTGCACCGCCTGGAATTGTATAGGCATCGTCTTTATTAAACTTCGAAGCGCGAAATCGACGAACACAGGCGGGAACAGAGATACACAGGACAGAGTGTCATGTCCGCTATGTCCTGTGCATTCGCGCTCCTTCCTGTCCTCGTCGATTTTGCGCTTCGGAGTTTTAagattatgaaccaactagcccagcaatgCATTCTTTTaaggcatcgtcgtcttcttttttttttgcatatttatTCAATATATGAGAAGGGCACTCGGATTGTTGAGAATTGGAGCTACATTATGCACTTTGTGCAAtgcagccaaagaaaaaaaaaatattcctcaACTTTTACATTTGTTTGTCACTGTCGTCATCTCTTATGTAATGAGGTGACCTCTACGAAAGAAACCACAGGGCAGTATTTTCGTACATATCATTTATTGACCTTTCACTTCAAACATGATGCAAACAGTAATGGGCAAAAAAGAGATGGGGGCGGGGGTGCTGACAAATGCACAATTAACAAGTAGCAAGTAGTAAGAACCAAAAGGCTTGCAGAATATGACTCGTATTATTTCTGCCTTCAAAGCCTTCATCTAAATCAAGACAGTCACTCTGAAGCCACTTGCATTATTCAAAAAACTAGTCAACATTGCTACTTCCAAACTAGAAACTGTCCACGCCAAATGCATGCAAGACCTTCTGAATGATAATTTACTCccacttgaactggtatagcgcattatggggAAGAAGAGACGGCCGAGCAGactgacacaagaggacagagcgctaacttccaactcagtacgacgaaccaactcgcgcaatcttcaacactcgtggactTAATTTACTCCCAGTTTTAAGAAATATTGCAGCACTACTTTCTCAGTTCTGTAGAAAAATGTACTGGCTTGCATTGTTGTGCAAAACACGTGGCCTCGCTGCCTTCTTCAGCCAGAAGTTTACTTACTATTGGGAAAGAAAGCTAATGCAGACACACGGGTGCTCTTTCACCAACCCTGGGTGCTCATGTTTAAAGACAAAACGAGTGAAATATATGTGCAGAGAGCAATGTACTGAACAACACAGACCGAGAAACATCATTTCCGAAAAGTTTAAGCAGGAGCAATGCTGGTGTAAGAGTAAACAAATACAAGTTTCTAAAAAAACACATGGTGCGTTGTTAGTACAAGTTCTTGCCAAGACTGCTGTTGAGCGACGAAAGAAATATTTCTATAGGAATGCAAGAACTGTGCATATTCATATGCAGTGGTTGTGTAGGAACACAAGAATGTGCACTACAGGGTCACTCAGGTGCACTAGAAGACATGTGGGATTGGAGCGAAATCTCATTCCTCTCCCGTAGTAACAAACGAACACATATCATGCAACACATTGAAACCATAATCAAGTAACACACGCGCTAAAACAAGTTTCTCATGCCCTGCCAACAGCTTCTACTGCCAAAGTCGGCTTTAACAGATATAAACCTATATGAACCAACACTAACCTAAAAGACGCAGGCACAACAGTGTTTTGAAAATATATAGCAATGTATTAATAAAAATTATCTTGTTTCTTTACTATGTCAGCCGAGCCAAGGTTTCGGGCCAGACTGGTGAATTAGGTCGGAACTTGGGTTTGAGCTCCTCATTGGGAACTGCTGCACAAATGTTTTGAGCATTCCATCACCAGTTTCACACAAAGTGGCAAAACATTATACATTTTCCCATCACTTCAAGACAAGAGTACATGTGCAAACAGTAACACAAAGAAGAAACCACACAGATTTACATTTTTGACAGTCTTCAAGAGAACTGTCCTTATGGACAACAGTAAACTTTTATTTATATAGCGAGTGATACTGAGAAAATGTGTGGCTAAACGCAAATGCCTTGCAGATTGTGCATTCCTAGTGAACCAGCTGATAATGGCGATCAACATTGTTCTCTCTCAATGCACAGTGATCAGCCTGAACTAGTATCGCAACTTACTCtggacaaaaagaagaaaaggaaacagTCAATCACTGCTCCGCTGTACACAACGCGAAGCTGAACTGACAGTGGTGAACCAACAAAAAATGGTCAGTTGTAGGAATGCCTTTAATATCCTACTTGCATGCTATTGGT encodes:
- the LOC119163074 gene encoding nuclear envelope integral membrane protein; the encoded protein is MTIAAFTSSTVTVLFLVLGSVLGTAIVLTERGVYSSPQKFDGGIDVYCWEPPVHDGLPIFVDLFTTATLKFYLAPDDLRLFTGEDEWAVQHKYLHSGIDLPSFTMPKFLRKLSLNSRDHRCVGVYSTGPYEFAFAREIDRRGVLQFCVGVVVFFAAPVISRSAAVFYTSGTCVGVLAFLLIAVFIASRLLPRRTAGYALLIFGWAVVVSWLDLLWSNLQEVLNNYRHIAVCYVVGSAALSFAVCYRFGPPTNPRTLDLIQWSLQLVSLACVYFSSDRSDVMAAVVVLMLSTYALLSFRSRRPPAAARLDLNGSTAAIIEQCATPTDSPRASTRAQFDDDGMWTIVTKIRAPRAKQIAMCIRADDGVRSPRQWVTVSERRGMSDNSEEYEVDCFREDPNDEVSHDAH